The Blastocatellia bacterium genome includes a region encoding these proteins:
- a CDS encoding carboxypeptidase-like regulatory domain-containing protein, whose translation MSWKRLAARVSQPFNPQPSDQFCRAIRAISFLFALVLGLWLLMGVSRAQSFTATIRGTIRDESGAVVPGANITIQNMNKGWTRTTTTDSQGDYVITQLPADTYAITVQLTGFKTEVREGIVLQVGQEARIDFTLTVGQLEERVVVTAGAPLVQSENAMVGNV comes from the coding sequence ATGAGTTGGAAACGATTAGCCGCTCGTGTCAGTCAGCCTTTTAACCCCCAGCCGTCAGATCAGTTCTGCAGGGCGATCAGGGCCATTAGTTTCCTCTTCGCTCTGGTGCTCGGTCTCTGGCTGCTGATGGGTGTGTCTCGCGCCCAGAGTTTCACCGCCACTATTCGCGGGACGATCAGAGATGAAAGCGGCGCTGTTGTCCCTGGCGCTAACATCACGATCCAGAATATGAACAAGGGCTGGACGCGAACGACGACGACCGATAGTCAGGGCGACTACGTGATCACACAACTTCCGGCCGACACCTACGCGATTACGGTTCAGCTCACCGGATTCAAGACGGAGGTTCGAGAAGGAATCGTCCTTCAGGTCGGGCAGGAAGCACGCATTGATTTCACCCTCACGGTGGGACAGCTCGAAGAGCGCGTCGTGGTGACGGCGGGGGCGCCGCTCGTTCAGTCGGAAAATGCCATGGTCGGCAACGTC